The following proteins are encoded in a genomic region of Drosophila willistoni isolate 14030-0811.24 chromosome 3R, UCI_dwil_1.1, whole genome shotgun sequence:
- the LOC6651600 gene encoding DNA repair protein RAD51 homolog 3 isoform X1 encodes MLSLQNICKKSSFDLHNKRCFRISTGNKSLDVHLKGGIPLGKLIELIGNPGTGKTQMCMKLCLNVQLPRTLGGLDGESLFFDTRRDFNPNRLKELADEFERRYSTAGKSKAMNAEQMLRNVHYVQCTSPAHLIAQVRMTNKYLAANPNIKIIIIDSLSFALRMIQTVRQRYELLLELYVSMRSMLYQHQDQVTWIVTNVFTNYYNRRSKKYCRVPGMGRMHSILVNERIWFSQNGTYYLGKNEKTRRIIE; translated from the exons ATGCTTTCTttgcaaaatatatgtaaaaagtCCAGCTTTGACTTACATAACAAACGGTGCTTTAGAATCTCAACAGGAAACAAATCACTCGATGTGCACTTAAAGGGAGGGATTCCTTTAGGCAAACTTATAGAGCTCATTGGTAATCCGGGGACAGGAAAAACACAAATGTG TATGAAGCTCTGCCTTAATGTACAATTGCCCAGGACTTTAGGTGGATTAGATGGTgaatctttattttttgacACAAGACGCGATTTTAATCCTAACCGTCTTAAAG AACTAGCCGATGAGTTTGAAAGGCGTTATTCGACAGCTGGTAAATCGAAAGCTATGAATGCTGAACAAATGCTACGCAATGTCCATTATGTTCAATGTACTAGCCCCGCTCATCTAATAGCTCAAGTGCGAATGACCAATAAATATCTAGCAGCAAATCCAAAT ataaaaataatcattaTCGACTCTTTATCTTTTGCTCTCCGTATGATACAAACAGTTCGTCAGCGCTATGAGCTCCTGCTAGAACTGTACGTGAGCATGCGAAGTATGTTGTACCAGCATCAGGATCAGGTGACT TGGATAGTAACGAACGTATTTACAAATTACTACAATCGGAGAAGCAAAAAATATTGCCGAGTACCCGGCATGGGAAGAATGCATTCAATTTTGGTGAATGAGAGAATTTGGTTTTCGCAAAACGGTACCTATTACCTAGGTAAAAATGAAAAGACTCGGAGGATCATTGAATAA
- the LOC6651600 gene encoding DNA repair protein RAD51 homolog 3 isoform X4, producing MLSLQNICKKSSFDLHNKRCFRISTGNKSLDVHLKGGIPLGKLIELIGNPGTGKTQMCMKLCLNVQLPRTLGGLDGESLFFDTRRDFNPNRLKELADEFERRYSTAGKSKAMNAEQMLRNVHYVQCTSPAHLIAQVRMTNKYLAANPNIKIIIIDSLSFALRMIQTVRQRYELLLELYVSMRSMLYQHQDQ from the exons ATGCTTTCTttgcaaaatatatgtaaaaagtCCAGCTTTGACTTACATAACAAACGGTGCTTTAGAATCTCAACAGGAAACAAATCACTCGATGTGCACTTAAAGGGAGGGATTCCTTTAGGCAAACTTATAGAGCTCATTGGTAATCCGGGGACAGGAAAAACACAAATGTG TATGAAGCTCTGCCTTAATGTACAATTGCCCAGGACTTTAGGTGGATTAGATGGTgaatctttattttttgacACAAGACGCGATTTTAATCCTAACCGTCTTAAAG AACTAGCCGATGAGTTTGAAAGGCGTTATTCGACAGCTGGTAAATCGAAAGCTATGAATGCTGAACAAATGCTACGCAATGTCCATTATGTTCAATGTACTAGCCCCGCTCATCTAATAGCTCAAGTGCGAATGACCAATAAATATCTAGCAGCAAATCCAAAT ataaaaataatcattaTCGACTCTTTATCTTTTGCTCTCCGTATGATACAAACAGTTCGTCAGCGCTATGAGCTCCTGCTAGAACTGTACGTGAGCATGCGAAGTATGTTGTACCAGCATCAGGATCAG TAA
- the LOC6651599 gene encoding phosphatidylinositol 5-phosphate 4-kinase type-2 beta: MEKKISSSSQPRILKKKHFRVKHQKVKLFRANEPILSVFMWGINHTINELSHVMVPVMLLPDDFRAYSKIKVDNHLFNKENMPSHFKVKEYCPLVFRNLRERFGVDDVDFRESLTRSQPIRIDSSGKSGAQFYQSYDKFFIIKSLTSEEIERMHAFLKHYHPYVVERHGKTLLPQYLGMYRVTVESVQYYFVVMRNVFSSHLTIHKKFDLKGSTVDREASEKELEKHLPTFKDNDFIKQKVKLEIGDEAKKKLMDTLNNDVDLLTKLHIMDYSLLVGIHDCVRAEEEALQGDSAQATGRSENSESEECDSGERWTYNTPPDSPRGAQYKEVVYEADIYSIPSVEEKREIYFIAIIDVLTQYGVKKQAAKAAKTVKYGSNVDGISTCDPEQYAKRFLEFMDKAIE; this comes from the exons atggaaaaaaaaatatcttcGTCGTCGCAGCCGcgtattttaaaaaaaaaacactttagaGTGAAGCATCAGAAGGTAAAGCTATTTCGAGCTAACGAACCCATACTGAGCGTATTTATGTGGGGAATAAACCATACC ATCAATGAGCTAAGTCACGTGATGGTTCCAGTGATGCTTCTGCCGGATGACTTTCGTGCTTACTCGAAAATCAAAGTCGACAACCATTTATTTAACAA AGAAAACATGCCTTCGCATTTCAAAGTCAAAGAGTATTGCCCATTGGTCTTTCGCAATTTACGGGAACGTTTTGGTGTCGACGATGTAGACTTTCGCGAGTCCTTGACTCGATCGCAACCGATTCGAATCGACTCTTCGGGTAAGTCTGGAGCGCAGTTCTACCAGAGCTACGACAAATTCTTCATAATCAAGAGTTTGACATCTGAAGAAATCGAGCGTATGCATGCATTTTTAAAGCATTACCATCCA TACGTCGTTGAGCGGCATGGAAAAACTCTTTTGCCACAGTACCTAGGAATGTATCGGGTAACAGTCGAGAGCGTGCAATATTACTTTGTGGTCATGAGAAACGTTTTCAGTTCCCATTTAACTATTCACAA GAAGTTCGATTTAAAAGGCAGCACTGTGGATCGAGAGGCATCTGAGAAAGAACTTGAAAAACATTTACCTACGTTCAAGGACAATgattttataaaacaaaaagtaaagttGGAGATTGGAGACGAGGCAAAAAAGAAGCTAATGGATACCCTGAACAATGATGTTGAT CTTCTGACTAAACTGCATATAATGGATTATTCCCTATTGGTTGGGATACACGACTGTGTGCGGGCAGAAGAGGAAGCATTACAAGGCGATAGTGCACAGGCTACAGGACGCAGCGAGAATAGCGAAAGTGAGGAGTGTGATAGTGGCGAACg TTGGACTTATAACACACCCCCCGACTCACCAAGAGGTGCTCAATATAAAGAAGTCGTGTATGAAGCTGACATATACTCCATTCCAAGTGTTGAAG AGAAACGAGAGATCTATTTCATAGCAATAATAGATGTCCTGACTCAATATGGGGTCAAAAAGCAG gCGGCTAAAGCAGCAAAGAcggtgaaatatggaagtaatGTGGACGGAATATCGACATGTGATCCCGAACAATATGCCAAAAGATTCCTGGAATTTATGGATAAAGCTATAGAATAA
- the LOC26530160 gene encoding LIM domain and actin-binding protein 1 isoform X3 — protein sequence MELDEYLNKSSFSKFDALQKRNLIHVRSSDSSKAQKVFSNSDTEKRSNCRQCDKPVYKMEEVVIQFKGDKDIYHKTCLRCKDCSKQIKFDNYQSHEGNLYCNIHFKLLFAPKIVQDEKETKPRKAELIIRESQPVELPPDVARASDKPDLGLEELQQLNVRSRFQVFEKDLTKSQESLPERHTSTAKRNSSILLKLAKLQKQGLQSCIDGGANEVDEYGQIDDTDDYKGDVDHNNGDNDESIEENDDDDNDNDLALVRSRRQTKREIPVGLGEAMNDIRSKFEQGHIMSKEERREERKQEIQNIRSRLFMGKQAKIKEMYQQAVAESEQNITSIGKQADVEIGDAARQIKERFEKGEMFGKSKASQSLETVGNSNLLEDADVFESAITKKSRSIFMELDANAVPHSGHKGGAQEGQIIRSASKLDARSSQELAEGNVVKCDAKPEDIKIATAELSEKFKFFETYRPNEVERRQFRITPPREGVVKMPTPDSDQDDQLNPESKHASQFADNILQKTQTTSTMLNKFREMEKCTKSSHGLKGLKPLKCFTPPPDDRRYSERSDSEEEGDSEENESSNSSDGESDIGKNFGENDDSLKEAQMATRAKQLRAKFEKWQANEIERELNGNHVDVYSQQVSDDSTIESAKTIRDRFENMKNFDSGLQTTPRHQVNRFV from the exons ATGGAACTGGACGAGTACCTAAAT AAAAGCAGTTTTAGCAAATTTGATGCCTTGCAAAAGCGTAATTTGATCCATGTACGTTCTAGTGATTCTAGTAAAGCACAAAAAGTTTTCAGT AACTCGGATACTGAGAAGCGGTCAAATTGCCGCCAGTGCGACAAACCTGTGTACAAGATGGAGGAAGTTGTCATACAATTCAAGGGGGACAAAGATATTTATCACAAGACGTGCCTTCGGTGCAAGGACTGTTCGAAGCAAATTAA ATTTGACAACTATCAAAGTCACGAAGGAAATCTTTATTGCAACATACACTTTAAGTTGCTGTTTGCTCCCAAAATTGTACAAGACGAAAAGGAGACTAAGCCCCGCAAAGCCGAGCTAATTATTAGAGAGAGCCAGCCTGTGGAGTTGCCACCAGACGTGGCCAGAG CTTCGGACAAACCGGATCTGGGACTTGAGGAACTACAACAATTAAATGTCCGGTCTAGGTTTCAAGTATTCGAGAAAGATTTGACCAAAAGCCAGGAGTCACTTCCTGAACGACATACTTCTACTGCAAAGCGAAATTCGTCTATTTTATTAAAACTCGCAAAGCTACAAAAGCAAGGACTACAAAGCTGTATTGATGGTGGTGCCAATGAGGTAGATGAATATGGCCAAATTGATGACACCGATGACTACAAAGGTGATGTAGATCACAATAATGGAGACAATGACGAGAGCATAGAAgagaatgatgatgatgataacgaCAATGATTTAGCGCTTGTACGCTCCAGGAGACAAACTAAGAGGGAAATACCTGTGGGACTTGGCGAAGCCATGAATGATATAAGATCTAAATTCGAGCAGGGGCATATTATGTCTAAAGAAGAGCGTCGGGAGGAAAGGAAACaggaaatacaaaatatacgatCTCGCCTCTTCATGGGTAAACAAGCGAAAATTAAAGAGATGTATCAACAAGCAGTTGCCGAATCTGAACAGAATATTACGTCCATCGGCAAGCAGGCAGATGTAGAAATTGGAGACGCAGCCCGCCAAATCAAAGAAAGATTCGAGAAAGGCGAGATGTTTGGAAAAAGTAAGGCATCTCAATCTTTGGAAACTGTTGGCAACAGTAATTTGTTGGAAGATGCTGATGTCTTTGAGTCCG CTATAACTAAAAAGTCGCGAAGCATTTTTATGGAACTAGACGCTAACGCTGTGCCCCACTCTGGACATAAAGGTGGTGCTCAAGAGGGACAGATAATTCGATCAGCCTCTAAGTTAGATGCACGTAGCAGTCAAGAA cTTGCTGAAGGCAACGTGGTAAAATGTGACGCAAAGCCAGAAGATATAAAAATTGCAACGGCTGAATTAAGTGAAAAGTTCAAGTTCTTTGAAACTTATCGTCCAAACGAAGTAGAAAGACGGCAATTTCGTATAACACCTCCACGGGAAGGAGTAGTCAAAATGCCGACTCCAGATTCCGATCAGGATGACCAATTGAATCCGGAATCGAAACACGCTTCCCAATTTGCAGACAATATTCTTCAGAAAACTCAAACCACTTCCACCATGTTAAACAAATTTCGCGAAATGGAGAAATGTACTAAATCAAGCCATGGCCTTAAAGGACTAAAGCCATTGAAATGCTTTACTCCGCCGCCCGATGATCGACGATATAGTGAAAGATCGGATAGTGAAGAGGAGGGGGATAGTGAGGAGAATGAATCCAGTAATAGTTCCGATGGGGAAAGCGACATTGGAAAGAATTTCGGTGAAAATGATGATTCGCTTAAGGAA GCCCAGATGGCAACTCGAGCTAAGCAATTGCGTGCAAAATTCGAGAAGTGGCAAGCCAACGAAATCGAACGGGAACTAAATGGAAACCACGTGGATGTTTATTCACAACAAGTATCGGACGATTCGACCATAGAGAGTGCTAAAAC AATACGGGATCGATTTGAAAACATGAAGAACTTTGATAGTGGATTACAAACTACCCCGCGCCATCAAGTGAACCGTTTTGTG TAA
- the LOC26530160 gene encoding LIM domain and actin-binding protein 1 isoform X2 codes for METKKFNTVLQAEEEHLKSMSKSTTKVKKTIKKSCKNQQKLDTSEVADLKHDSNKLSYTMDVENSDTKTKLKNMELDIGITDTNNINANAETKRMKTKKLKKCEYDNQNISVKSSFSKFDALQKRNLIHNSDTEKRSNCRQCDKPVYKMEEVVIQFKGDKDIYHKTCLRCKDCSKQIKFDNYQSHEGNLYCNIHFKLLFAPKIVQDEKETKPRKAELIIRESQPVELPPDVARASDKPDLGLEELQQLNVRSRFQVFEKDLTKSQESLPERHTSTAKRNSSILLKLAKLQKQGLQSCIDGGANEVDEYGQIDDTDDYKGDVDHNNGDNDESIEENDDDDNDNDLALVRSRRQTKREIPVGLGEAMNDIRSKFEQGHIMSKEERREERKQEIQNIRSRLFMGKQAKIKEMYQQAVAESEQNITSIGKQADVEIGDAARQIKERFEKGEMFGKSKASQSLETVGNSNLLEDADVFESAITKKSRSIFMELDANAVPHSGHKGGAQEGQIIRSASKLDARSSQELAEGNVVKCDAKPEDIKIATAELSEKFKFFETYRPNEVERRQFRITPPREGVVKMPTPDSDQDDQLNPESKHASQFADNILQKTQTTSTMLNKFREMEKCTKSSHGLKGLKPLKCFTPPPDDRRYSERSDSEEEGDSEENESSNSSDGESDIGKNFGENDDSLKEAQMATRAKQLRAKFEKWQANEIERELNGNHVDVYSQQVSDDSTIESAKTIRDRFENMKNFDSGLQTTPRHQVNRFV; via the exons ATGGAAACCAAAAAG tTCAATACTGTGCTACAAGCTGAGGAGGAGCACCTCAAATCAATGTCGAAGTCaacaacaaaagtaaaaaaaactatcaaaaAGTCCTGCAAGAACCAGCAGAAACTGGACACTTCGGAGGTTGCCGATCTAAAACACGACTCCAATAAACTGTCATATACCATGGATGTCGAAAATTCCGATACTAAAACAAAGCTAAAGAACATGGAACTTGATATAGGTATAACTGATACTAATAATATTAATGCAAACGCCGAAACTAAAAGGATGAAGACGAAGAAGTTAAAAAAGTGTGAATATGACAATCAAAATATATCAGTG AAAAGCAGTTTTAGCAAATTTGATGCCTTGCAAAAGCGTAATTTGATCCAT AACTCGGATACTGAGAAGCGGTCAAATTGCCGCCAGTGCGACAAACCTGTGTACAAGATGGAGGAAGTTGTCATACAATTCAAGGGGGACAAAGATATTTATCACAAGACGTGCCTTCGGTGCAAGGACTGTTCGAAGCAAATTAA ATTTGACAACTATCAAAGTCACGAAGGAAATCTTTATTGCAACATACACTTTAAGTTGCTGTTTGCTCCCAAAATTGTACAAGACGAAAAGGAGACTAAGCCCCGCAAAGCCGAGCTAATTATTAGAGAGAGCCAGCCTGTGGAGTTGCCACCAGACGTGGCCAGAG CTTCGGACAAACCGGATCTGGGACTTGAGGAACTACAACAATTAAATGTCCGGTCTAGGTTTCAAGTATTCGAGAAAGATTTGACCAAAAGCCAGGAGTCACTTCCTGAACGACATACTTCTACTGCAAAGCGAAATTCGTCTATTTTATTAAAACTCGCAAAGCTACAAAAGCAAGGACTACAAAGCTGTATTGATGGTGGTGCCAATGAGGTAGATGAATATGGCCAAATTGATGACACCGATGACTACAAAGGTGATGTAGATCACAATAATGGAGACAATGACGAGAGCATAGAAgagaatgatgatgatgataacgaCAATGATTTAGCGCTTGTACGCTCCAGGAGACAAACTAAGAGGGAAATACCTGTGGGACTTGGCGAAGCCATGAATGATATAAGATCTAAATTCGAGCAGGGGCATATTATGTCTAAAGAAGAGCGTCGGGAGGAAAGGAAACaggaaatacaaaatatacgatCTCGCCTCTTCATGGGTAAACAAGCGAAAATTAAAGAGATGTATCAACAAGCAGTTGCCGAATCTGAACAGAATATTACGTCCATCGGCAAGCAGGCAGATGTAGAAATTGGAGACGCAGCCCGCCAAATCAAAGAAAGATTCGAGAAAGGCGAGATGTTTGGAAAAAGTAAGGCATCTCAATCTTTGGAAACTGTTGGCAACAGTAATTTGTTGGAAGATGCTGATGTCTTTGAGTCCG CTATAACTAAAAAGTCGCGAAGCATTTTTATGGAACTAGACGCTAACGCTGTGCCCCACTCTGGACATAAAGGTGGTGCTCAAGAGGGACAGATAATTCGATCAGCCTCTAAGTTAGATGCACGTAGCAGTCAAGAA cTTGCTGAAGGCAACGTGGTAAAATGTGACGCAAAGCCAGAAGATATAAAAATTGCAACGGCTGAATTAAGTGAAAAGTTCAAGTTCTTTGAAACTTATCGTCCAAACGAAGTAGAAAGACGGCAATTTCGTATAACACCTCCACGGGAAGGAGTAGTCAAAATGCCGACTCCAGATTCCGATCAGGATGACCAATTGAATCCGGAATCGAAACACGCTTCCCAATTTGCAGACAATATTCTTCAGAAAACTCAAACCACTTCCACCATGTTAAACAAATTTCGCGAAATGGAGAAATGTACTAAATCAAGCCATGGCCTTAAAGGACTAAAGCCATTGAAATGCTTTACTCCGCCGCCCGATGATCGACGATATAGTGAAAGATCGGATAGTGAAGAGGAGGGGGATAGTGAGGAGAATGAATCCAGTAATAGTTCCGATGGGGAAAGCGACATTGGAAAGAATTTCGGTGAAAATGATGATTCGCTTAAGGAA GCCCAGATGGCAACTCGAGCTAAGCAATTGCGTGCAAAATTCGAGAAGTGGCAAGCCAACGAAATCGAACGGGAACTAAATGGAAACCACGTGGATGTTTATTCACAACAAGTATCGGACGATTCGACCATAGAGAGTGCTAAAAC AATACGGGATCGATTTGAAAACATGAAGAACTTTGATAGTGGATTACAAACTACCCCGCGCCATCAAGTGAACCGTTTTGTG TAA
- the LOC26530160 gene encoding LIM domain and actin-binding protein 1 isoform X1 yields the protein METKKFNTVLQAEEEHLKSMSKSTTKVKKTIKKSCKNQQKLDTSEVADLKHDSNKLSYTMDVENSDTKTKLKNMELDIGITDTNNINANAETKRMKTKKLKKCEYDNQNISVKSSFSKFDALQKRNLIHVRSSDSSKAQKVFSNSDTEKRSNCRQCDKPVYKMEEVVIQFKGDKDIYHKTCLRCKDCSKQIKFDNYQSHEGNLYCNIHFKLLFAPKIVQDEKETKPRKAELIIRESQPVELPPDVARASDKPDLGLEELQQLNVRSRFQVFEKDLTKSQESLPERHTSTAKRNSSILLKLAKLQKQGLQSCIDGGANEVDEYGQIDDTDDYKGDVDHNNGDNDESIEENDDDDNDNDLALVRSRRQTKREIPVGLGEAMNDIRSKFEQGHIMSKEERREERKQEIQNIRSRLFMGKQAKIKEMYQQAVAESEQNITSIGKQADVEIGDAARQIKERFEKGEMFGKSKASQSLETVGNSNLLEDADVFESAITKKSRSIFMELDANAVPHSGHKGGAQEGQIIRSASKLDARSSQELAEGNVVKCDAKPEDIKIATAELSEKFKFFETYRPNEVERRQFRITPPREGVVKMPTPDSDQDDQLNPESKHASQFADNILQKTQTTSTMLNKFREMEKCTKSSHGLKGLKPLKCFTPPPDDRRYSERSDSEEEGDSEENESSNSSDGESDIGKNFGENDDSLKEAQMATRAKQLRAKFEKWQANEIERELNGNHVDVYSQQVSDDSTIESAKTIRDRFENMKNFDSGLQTTPRHQVNRFV from the exons ATGGAAACCAAAAAG tTCAATACTGTGCTACAAGCTGAGGAGGAGCACCTCAAATCAATGTCGAAGTCaacaacaaaagtaaaaaaaactatcaaaaAGTCCTGCAAGAACCAGCAGAAACTGGACACTTCGGAGGTTGCCGATCTAAAACACGACTCCAATAAACTGTCATATACCATGGATGTCGAAAATTCCGATACTAAAACAAAGCTAAAGAACATGGAACTTGATATAGGTATAACTGATACTAATAATATTAATGCAAACGCCGAAACTAAAAGGATGAAGACGAAGAAGTTAAAAAAGTGTGAATATGACAATCAAAATATATCAGTG AAAAGCAGTTTTAGCAAATTTGATGCCTTGCAAAAGCGTAATTTGATCCATGTACGTTCTAGTGATTCTAGTAAAGCACAAAAAGTTTTCAGT AACTCGGATACTGAGAAGCGGTCAAATTGCCGCCAGTGCGACAAACCTGTGTACAAGATGGAGGAAGTTGTCATACAATTCAAGGGGGACAAAGATATTTATCACAAGACGTGCCTTCGGTGCAAGGACTGTTCGAAGCAAATTAA ATTTGACAACTATCAAAGTCACGAAGGAAATCTTTATTGCAACATACACTTTAAGTTGCTGTTTGCTCCCAAAATTGTACAAGACGAAAAGGAGACTAAGCCCCGCAAAGCCGAGCTAATTATTAGAGAGAGCCAGCCTGTGGAGTTGCCACCAGACGTGGCCAGAG CTTCGGACAAACCGGATCTGGGACTTGAGGAACTACAACAATTAAATGTCCGGTCTAGGTTTCAAGTATTCGAGAAAGATTTGACCAAAAGCCAGGAGTCACTTCCTGAACGACATACTTCTACTGCAAAGCGAAATTCGTCTATTTTATTAAAACTCGCAAAGCTACAAAAGCAAGGACTACAAAGCTGTATTGATGGTGGTGCCAATGAGGTAGATGAATATGGCCAAATTGATGACACCGATGACTACAAAGGTGATGTAGATCACAATAATGGAGACAATGACGAGAGCATAGAAgagaatgatgatgatgataacgaCAATGATTTAGCGCTTGTACGCTCCAGGAGACAAACTAAGAGGGAAATACCTGTGGGACTTGGCGAAGCCATGAATGATATAAGATCTAAATTCGAGCAGGGGCATATTATGTCTAAAGAAGAGCGTCGGGAGGAAAGGAAACaggaaatacaaaatatacgatCTCGCCTCTTCATGGGTAAACAAGCGAAAATTAAAGAGATGTATCAACAAGCAGTTGCCGAATCTGAACAGAATATTACGTCCATCGGCAAGCAGGCAGATGTAGAAATTGGAGACGCAGCCCGCCAAATCAAAGAAAGATTCGAGAAAGGCGAGATGTTTGGAAAAAGTAAGGCATCTCAATCTTTGGAAACTGTTGGCAACAGTAATTTGTTGGAAGATGCTGATGTCTTTGAGTCCG CTATAACTAAAAAGTCGCGAAGCATTTTTATGGAACTAGACGCTAACGCTGTGCCCCACTCTGGACATAAAGGTGGTGCTCAAGAGGGACAGATAATTCGATCAGCCTCTAAGTTAGATGCACGTAGCAGTCAAGAA cTTGCTGAAGGCAACGTGGTAAAATGTGACGCAAAGCCAGAAGATATAAAAATTGCAACGGCTGAATTAAGTGAAAAGTTCAAGTTCTTTGAAACTTATCGTCCAAACGAAGTAGAAAGACGGCAATTTCGTATAACACCTCCACGGGAAGGAGTAGTCAAAATGCCGACTCCAGATTCCGATCAGGATGACCAATTGAATCCGGAATCGAAACACGCTTCCCAATTTGCAGACAATATTCTTCAGAAAACTCAAACCACTTCCACCATGTTAAACAAATTTCGCGAAATGGAGAAATGTACTAAATCAAGCCATGGCCTTAAAGGACTAAAGCCATTGAAATGCTTTACTCCGCCGCCCGATGATCGACGATATAGTGAAAGATCGGATAGTGAAGAGGAGGGGGATAGTGAGGAGAATGAATCCAGTAATAGTTCCGATGGGGAAAGCGACATTGGAAAGAATTTCGGTGAAAATGATGATTCGCTTAAGGAA GCCCAGATGGCAACTCGAGCTAAGCAATTGCGTGCAAAATTCGAGAAGTGGCAAGCCAACGAAATCGAACGGGAACTAAATGGAAACCACGTGGATGTTTATTCACAACAAGTATCGGACGATTCGACCATAGAGAGTGCTAAAAC AATACGGGATCGATTTGAAAACATGAAGAACTTTGATAGTGGATTACAAACTACCCCGCGCCATCAAGTGAACCGTTTTGTG TAA
- the LOC6651600 gene encoding DNA repair protein RAD51 homolog 3 isoform X3 yields MLSLQNICKKSSFDLHNKRCFRISTGNKSLDVHLKGGIPLGKLIELIGNPGTGKTQMCMKLCLNVQLPRTLGGLDGESLFFDTRRDFNPNRLKELADEFERRYSTAGKSKAMNAEQMLRNVHYVQCTSPAHLIAQVRMTNKYLAANPNIKIIIIDSLSFALRMIQTVRQRYELLLELYVSMRSMLYQHQDQVT; encoded by the exons ATGCTTTCTttgcaaaatatatgtaaaaagtCCAGCTTTGACTTACATAACAAACGGTGCTTTAGAATCTCAACAGGAAACAAATCACTCGATGTGCACTTAAAGGGAGGGATTCCTTTAGGCAAACTTATAGAGCTCATTGGTAATCCGGGGACAGGAAAAACACAAATGTG TATGAAGCTCTGCCTTAATGTACAATTGCCCAGGACTTTAGGTGGATTAGATGGTgaatctttattttttgacACAAGACGCGATTTTAATCCTAACCGTCTTAAAG AACTAGCCGATGAGTTTGAAAGGCGTTATTCGACAGCTGGTAAATCGAAAGCTATGAATGCTGAACAAATGCTACGCAATGTCCATTATGTTCAATGTACTAGCCCCGCTCATCTAATAGCTCAAGTGCGAATGACCAATAAATATCTAGCAGCAAATCCAAAT ataaaaataatcattaTCGACTCTTTATCTTTTGCTCTCCGTATGATACAAACAGTTCGTCAGCGCTATGAGCTCCTGCTAGAACTGTACGTGAGCATGCGAAGTATGTTGTACCAGCATCAGGATCAGGTGACT TAA
- the LOC6651600 gene encoding DNA repair protein RAD51 homolog 3 isoform X2, which produces MLSLQNICKKSSFDLHNKRCFRISTGNKSLDVHLKGGIPLGKLIELIGNPGTGKTQMCMKLCLNVQLPRTLGGLDGESLFFDTRRDFNPNRLKELADEFERRYSTAGKSKAMNAEQMLRNVHYVQCTSPAHLIAQVRMTNKYLAANPNIKIIIIDSLSFALRMIQTVRQRYELLLELYVSMRSMLYQHQDQWIVTNVFTNYYNRRSKKYCRVPGMGRMHSILVNERIWFSQNGTYYLGKNEKTRRIIE; this is translated from the exons ATGCTTTCTttgcaaaatatatgtaaaaagtCCAGCTTTGACTTACATAACAAACGGTGCTTTAGAATCTCAACAGGAAACAAATCACTCGATGTGCACTTAAAGGGAGGGATTCCTTTAGGCAAACTTATAGAGCTCATTGGTAATCCGGGGACAGGAAAAACACAAATGTG TATGAAGCTCTGCCTTAATGTACAATTGCCCAGGACTTTAGGTGGATTAGATGGTgaatctttattttttgacACAAGACGCGATTTTAATCCTAACCGTCTTAAAG AACTAGCCGATGAGTTTGAAAGGCGTTATTCGACAGCTGGTAAATCGAAAGCTATGAATGCTGAACAAATGCTACGCAATGTCCATTATGTTCAATGTACTAGCCCCGCTCATCTAATAGCTCAAGTGCGAATGACCAATAAATATCTAGCAGCAAATCCAAAT ataaaaataatcattaTCGACTCTTTATCTTTTGCTCTCCGTATGATACAAACAGTTCGTCAGCGCTATGAGCTCCTGCTAGAACTGTACGTGAGCATGCGAAGTATGTTGTACCAGCATCAGGATCAG TGGATAGTAACGAACGTATTTACAAATTACTACAATCGGAGAAGCAAAAAATATTGCCGAGTACCCGGCATGGGAAGAATGCATTCAATTTTGGTGAATGAGAGAATTTGGTTTTCGCAAAACGGTACCTATTACCTAGGTAAAAATGAAAAGACTCGGAGGATCATTGAATAA